One Nitrospira sp. MA-1 genomic window, CAGAGGGAGAATATTCATGAATACCAGAACGTTGGATCAGCATATCGAGTGCACGCCTGAAATAGCGGGGGGAAAACCACGCATTGCCGGACATCGCATTACCGTGCAGAATGTGGTGATTTGGCATGAGAGCTTTGGTAAAAGTGCAGATGAAATCGCGAGCGAATATGGGCTGACCTTAGCAGATGTCTATGCGGCGTTGGCGTACTATTTTGATCGCAGGGAGGAAATTGACCGGGATATCACTGAGCACAAGGCCTTTATTGCAATGTTGCGACAGGAGATTCCTTCGAAACTGAAAGAAAAGCTTCGGTGAGCCAAAAGATCCGGTTTTATGCAGATGAGCACATAGCCAAAGCGGTTATACTTGGATTACGACAGCGTGGCGTAGACATCCTCGCTGTGAAGGAAACTGACATGCTGAGTGCTTCTGATGCGGAACATTTTACGCGGGCTCAACGTGATAACAGAGTAATCGTCACTCAAGATGACGATTTCCTTCGTTTCCACGCGGCTGGCAAAAACCATAGTGGAATCGTGTACGCACCTCAAGGAATATCCATAGGCGAGATGATACAGGGATTGCTATTGATAACTCAGGTCCTGGATGCAGAAGAAATGCAAGGCCAGGTTGAATTTTTGTAAAAAAATAAAAATATCGGGTGACA contains:
- a CDS encoding DUF5615 family PIN-like protein; this encodes MSQKIRFYADEHIAKAVILGLRQRGVDILAVKETDMLSASDAEHFTRAQRDNRVIVTQDDDFLRFHAAGKNHSGIVYAPQGISIGEMIQGLLLITQVLDAEEMQGQVEFL
- a CDS encoding DUF433 domain-containing protein; translated protein: MNTRTLDQHIECTPEIAGGKPRIAGHRITVQNVVIWHESFGKSADEIASEYGLTLADVYAALAYYFDRREEIDRDITEHKAFIAMLRQEIPSKLKEKLR